The proteins below come from a single Campylobacter concisus ATCC 51562 genomic window:
- a CDS encoding Rrf2 family transcriptional regulator: MQVGIKFSTAIHVVLAACFFKGEKVTSEFIAGSINTNPVIVRRLLGTLKAAGLVNVVAGVGGVSLAKEPKDITLLQIFNAVNDKEKLFKIHSDSP; this comes from the coding sequence CAACCGCGATCCATGTAGTTTTAGCAGCTTGTTTTTTCAAAGGCGAGAAAGTCACGAGCGAATTTATAGCAGGTAGTATAAACACAAATCCTGTCATAGTTAGGCGTCTGCTTGGCACTCTAAAGGCTGCAGGACTCGTGAATGTCGTAGCTGGAGTTGGTGGTGTGAGTCTTGCGAAAGAGCCAAAAGATATAACCCTCCTTCAAATTTTTAACGCAGTAAACGATAAAGAAAAACTTTTCAAGATCCACTCTGACTCACC